From Macaca mulatta isolate MMU2019108-1 chromosome 1, T2T-MMU8v2.0, whole genome shotgun sequence, the proteins below share one genomic window:
- the SMIM1 gene encoding small integral membrane protein 1 isoform X4, translated as MQPQESHVHYSRWEDGSRDGVSLGAVSSTEEASCCRRISRKLCTGKLGIAMKVLGGVALFWIIFILGYLTGYYVHKCK; from the exons ATGCAGCCCCAGGAGAGCCACGTCCACTATAGTAGGTGGGAGGACGGCAGCAGGGATGGAGTCAGCCTAGGGGCTGTGTCCAGCACAGAAGAGGCCTCATGCTGCCGCAG GATCTCCCGGAAGCTGTGCACGGGCAAGCTGGGCATCGCCATGAAGGTGCTGGGCGGCGTGGCCCTGTTCTGGATCATCTTCATCCTGGGCTACCTCACTGGCTACTATGTGCACAAGTGCAAATAA
- the SMIM1 gene encoding small integral membrane protein 1 isoform X2: MAPPTTLATPPSGPGASRLQALALPRVAPPPPSPPAQARPLRSPETRGRRLEASTEPQPTTCPSGRCGPRPGSDLNLAQRPRPSGKIVREVPGPRRLPGPGGASPMGLCRHSCDSH, from the exons ATGGCCCCGCCCACCACTCTAGCCACGCCCCCTTCCGGACCAGGTGCCTCCCGGCTGCAGGCTCTAGCCCTTCCTCGCgtggccccgcccccgccctcgCCCCCTGCCCAGGCCCGGCCCCTGCGGAGCCCAGAGACGCGCGGACGCAG GCTCGAGGCGTCTACCGAACCTCAGCCCACGACCTGCCCCTCTGGGAGGTGCGGGCCGCGGCCAGGCTCTGACCTCAACCTGGCACAGAGGCCCCGGCCCTCAGGCAAGATTGTCCGG GAGGTGCCAGGACCCCGGAGGCTCCCAGGGCCTGGAGGGGCATCCCCGATGGGTTTGTGCCGCCACAGCTGTGACTCTCAC TGA
- the SMIM1 gene encoding small integral membrane protein 1 isoform X3 — protein sequence MAPPTTLATPPSGPGASRLQALALPRVAPPPPSPPAQARPLRSPETRGRRLEASTEPQPTTCPSGRCGPRPGSDLNLAQRPRPSGKIVR from the exons ATGGCCCCGCCCACCACTCTAGCCACGCCCCCTTCCGGACCAGGTGCCTCCCGGCTGCAGGCTCTAGCCCTTCCTCGCgtggccccgcccccgccctcgCCCCCTGCCCAGGCCCGGCCCCTGCGGAGCCCAGAGACGCGCGGACGCAG GCTCGAGGCGTCTACCGAACCTCAGCCCACGACCTGCCCCTCTGGGAGGTGCGGGCCGCGGCCAGGCTCTGACCTCAACCTGGCACAGAGGCCCCGGCCCTCAGGCAAGATTGTCCGG TGA
- the SMIM1 gene encoding small integral membrane protein 1 isoform X1, translating to MAPPTTLATPPSGPGASRLQALALPRVAPPPPSPPAQARPLRSPETRGRRLEASTEPQPTTCPSGRCGPRPGSDLNLAQRPRPSGKIVREVPGPRRLPGPGGASPMGLCRHSCDSHVSKTGTQDPRVEYTGLNPSHREAHDGLLQWTWRLSTPGTNAACMSGCKVATAAPAITSRLEEGGGCCFFHRSKSFPIPCCTLAPGPQLGDLGKQGWWY from the exons ATGGCCCCGCCCACCACTCTAGCCACGCCCCCTTCCGGACCAGGTGCCTCCCGGCTGCAGGCTCTAGCCCTTCCTCGCgtggccccgcccccgccctcgCCCCCTGCCCAGGCCCGGCCCCTGCGGAGCCCAGAGACGCGCGGACGCAG GCTCGAGGCGTCTACCGAACCTCAGCCCACGACCTGCCCCTCTGGGAGGTGCGGGCCGCGGCCAGGCTCTGACCTCAACCTGGCACAGAGGCCCCGGCCCTCAGGCAAGATTGTCCGG GAGGTGCCAGGACCCCGGAGGCTCCCAGGGCCTGGAGGGGCATCCCCGATGGGTTTGTGCCGCCACAGCTGTGACTCTCAC GTCAGCAAGACAGGAACCCAGGATCCCAGAGTTGAATACACTGGGCTTAACCCCTCCCACCGGGAGGCCCATGATGGGCTGCTGCAGTGGACTTGGAGACTCAGCACTCCTGGGACTAATGCTGCGTGCATGTCAGGTTGCAAGGTGGCTACTGcagctccagccatcacatcAAGGCTAGAAGAAGGAGGTGGCTGCTGCTTCTTTCACAGAAGCAAAAGCTTCCCCATCCCCTGCTGCACCCTGGCTCCTGGCCCACAGCTGGGTGACTTGGGAAAGCAGGGGTGGTGGTATTAA